The genomic window gaccggagacgtgtctcggtcatgtctacattattctcgaacccgtagggtccgcacgcttaaggtttcgatgccagttatattatgagttcatgagttttgatgtaccgaaggagttcggagtcccggatgagatcggggacatgacgagtagtctcgaaatggtcgagacgtaaagatcgatatattggacgactatattcgtacttcagaaaggttctgagtgattcgggtatttttcggagtaccggagagttacgggaattcgctggggagtatatgggccttattgggccatacgggaatagaggagagaggccgaaaggaaggaggcgcgcagcccccctctggtccgttgggagtaggactccccttggcgcgccccctcctaggccggccgccccctccccccttgctcctttatatacgggggcagggggcacctctagacacaacaacaattgatcctttgatcttttagccgtgtgcggtgcccccctccaccatagtccacctcgataatactgtagcggtgcttaggcgaagccctgtgttggtagaACATAATCattatcaccacgccgtcgtgctgacgaaactatccctcaacactcggttggatcggagttcgagggacgtcatcgagctgaacgtgtgttagaactcggaggtgccgtagtttcggtgcttgatcggtcgggccgtgaagacgtacaactacatcaaccgcgttgttctaacgcttccgctttcggtctacgagggtacgtggacacactctccccgcttgttgctatgcatcaccatgatcttgcgtgtgcgtagaattttttttcaaattactacgttcccaacaggaaggcccaaagaatgtcatgcagctgcgtgtccggcccgcccaggacgaaaagcccattttctgtcatgattttttgtcatagaagtaggagcccaccacatctatggtgataccgggttttgtcacaattatcgtcatagaagtgtcatatgtatgacataatttttttcgttcggcccaaaatgtcacggatgtgtcttttttttgtagtgtgttccTGAAGCAAAGGGTCGAAGCTCCCATGAACGTACCAACATGGTCTCTACAAATCACACCAACTGACCCAAACCCCTGCCTGGACACAGTAGCATCAACGTTCAGCTTTGCGTTGCCTGTCGGCGGGGCCAACCATCTCGGTGGTCTCACACTAGTTGGAGAAGTCGCCACTGGTAGCCTGGCGTTGATAATCTGCAACTCACCCGAATAGCTAGATATGAAATTGTTAACCAAATATGGTGAATGAAAAATGTTATCGTGAATAGCCTTCCGTCTGACTCCCGAGAGTGCCTATAGTGTTACTACTAAGCGATCGGAGAGCTCCTTCGTTAATATTTCATGCAGTGAAAATAGCCAATCCTTCGGGTTCTCCTCCCCTCTCTCTAGCATGTGCTGCACCAACTCATCAGGCGCCAGCGCCCAGACACTTGCCGCCATCGGGCATGAGATCAGCGCATGTTTCCAAGTGTCCATTGCCCCACATAATAGACAGGTGTCCTCCATCACCATGTGACGGTGTTTCAAGATTATTCCCGTCGGCATTGAGTGTTGGGCTAGACGCCACACAAACATCTTGAGCTTGGAGGGTACTTGCATATGCCAGATCATAGACCACTTGCTGGTTTCGCTGTGTTCATATGAAGTTCTACCCTCCTCATGCAACTTGCTTCGTCCTGAGTATCATACAATAAGCCGATCGCACACTGAATCTACCTCGATACTCTTCATGCCAAGCCCAAAAATCTTCAACACGGCGTGTGCATAGCGGAATCCTGAGGATTGCCTCTGCATCAAAGTGAGTAAACACAGTCCAGACCAAGTCCTCCTTCCAGCTTGCTGATGTAACATCTATGAGCTGTGCCACTCTATCCGGAGGGTTTGGAACAAGAGCTGTGATAGGGCGCTTGAAGCTGTCTCTTGGGTTCCAGTTGTGTTGCCATATATTCGTGGTTTCACCATCATCACTTCTGTGTATAACACCTTGTGCCAAGATATCTCGCCCATCCAAAATTGCCAGCCATATCTGGGATGGGTGCACTCCCAGTTCGGCCTGAAGCAAAGAGCAATCGAAAAGTAAACAACCTTGAGAATCCGGGCACTCAGAGATCCGCTATCTATTAGAGTCCGCCAGGCCTGCCTTGCTAGAAGTGCAATGTTGAATATCTCCATATCTCGAAACCCTAGACCTCCCAAATGCTTAGGCATGGTCATGATATCCCACGCCACCTAACTAGGTTTCCTCCTCCCTTGCTTGGAACCCCACCAAAATTGTCGGATGATAAAAGTGATACTGTCACATAGACCTCGtggcaatatgaagcaagacattgagTAAACTGGGATTGCTTGTGCGATAGATTTAATCAACACTTCTTTACCAGCAATTGAAAGTAGCTTCTCCATCCATCATTTAATCTTTTCCCTAACACGATCCCAGAGATATTTAAACGTACCATTCTTCGAGTGGACGACATCAGTTGGCATACCAAGGTAGCGCTCACTCAAAGATTCATTGTGGACCTGCAAGTTGTTTTTGACAGTTCCCCTCAACTGTGCAGGACAACCCTTGCTGAAGAAAATTGAAGATTTCTCATTGTTGATCCTCTGTCCAGAAGCATTGCAATATGTATCAAGTAGGTTTGACACCTCAACTGATCCTTCCCCAATGGTCTTGAATAGCAACATGCTATCATCTGCAAACAGGAGGTGGTTAACGGTGGGAGCCGTAGGAGCCACCTGGACACCTATCAAAGACAACTTAGAACTTGATttaaggaggcacgaaaggccctctgctgcaatcaagaataagtaggGGGAGATCGGGTCTTCATGCCGGATACCTCGTGTAGGCTTAAAAGATCCAAGCTTTTCACCATTGAAACACACAGAAAATGAAACTGAAGAGACCATGCCCATGACAATATCTATCCAATGGTGATCAATACCCAGTTTTGTCATGATACCTTTCAGATAGGCCCACTCGAATCTATCGTATGCCTTCATCATGTCCCACTTTAAAGCATAAAAGCTGTTGGATTTGGCTCTTGACCGCTTCATACAGTGCAAACATTCATAAGCACATAAATGTTGTCTGTGATAAGCCTTCCAAGGACAAAAGCAAACTGTTCCTCGGGAATTATGCGGGCAAAATTGTTTTCAATCTATTCGATATCACTTTAGAGGCTATTTTATATAAAACATTGCAAAGACTTATGGACCAAAATTGAAGCATAATTGTTTTCAATCTCTCTCCATGGCTGCTGGTCGGCATGCTCTAGGCCAAAGCATACGCAAAGCCCAAGAAGGCCACGTACGAGCCACCAACCACACGCCCATCACCTAAAAAAAACCCGACCACACTCGAGTGAAGGAAGAAAAGGGCTCGATTTGGCGAATTCTCAGCCGCGTAAAAGTAACCGAGCCCATCACCAAGAGCGTTGGGCAGCAATATACCTAGCCATACCTCGGACCGGGCcaggcttcgggccgggcctagccaagcccgggCCCAGCCCGGCGAGGCCATCGTGCCTGTTTTCTGGGCCCAAGCCCGGCCTGAACGTGTAAAAACCCGTCGGGCTCCgagccggcccggcccgaccttcagaaaaatgcaaaaacaaCGGGCACAGGCTCGGCCTGAccatcgggctcaaaatctaggcccgagcccggcccagaggaagcgtcgggccgggccggccgtTCCGGacttcccatggccaggtataggcAGCAGCATATATCTCACGCGCACCTACTCACCTCGATGCACGAGCCCATAACCCACCGTGTCCTCCTTCCTTCGtgtttttttttatttcttttctcccGCTGCCTCAGTTTGAACCAGGCAAATGCGGACACCTGGGAACTCCCCGCTCTTCACAACGCGTGTCCTACCAACGTGGCGCCCATCTACATGCGTCTGCGCGCCACGTGCCCAGGCCTCTCTCCCAGCTCAACCGCTATAAAGACACCAGCCGATCAAGCTGCTCATCACAACAGCAAAGCATCCAGCATCGCCAACTTCCAAACCAACCTACGTTGTACACTTTTCGAGCCCTATCCAGTTTTTGCGTTCGTGCCGCTCGATCCTATCCTACCTTAGCTTGCGAAGACATGGCTTCTCGTCAGGATCAGGCTAGCTACCACGCCGGGGAGGCCAAGGCCCGCGCCGAGGTCAGTTTCGTGCTTGCTCCGCCCTGTCGGCGTGTCGGCTTTGACATGCACTCACACTGTGTTTTGGTGCGTGCGTTGCAGGAGAAGACGGGGTACGTCGTGGGCGCGGCGCAGGACAAGGCGCGGGAGGCCAAGGACACGGCGTCCGACGCCGCGGGCCGCGCCATGGGCAGGGGCGGCGACGCCAAGGAGGCGACCAAGGAGAAGGCGTACGAGGCCAAGGACGCGGCGTCGGACGCCACTGGCCGCGCCATGGACAAGGGCCGCGGCGCCGCGGAGGCCACCAAGGAGAAGGGCTACGAGGCCAAGGACAACGCGGCCGGCACCGCGCAGCAGACCGGGAGCTACATCGCCCAGACGGCCGAGGCCGCCAAGCAGAAGGCGGCCGGCGCCGCCCAGTACACCATCGACACCGCCCGTGCCGGCACCGAGCGGACCGGGAGCTACATCGGGTAGACGGCCGAGGCCGCCAAGCAGAAGGCCGGCGCCGCCGCGCAGTATGCCATGGACACCGCCGTCGCCGGCAAGGACAAGACCGGCAGCCTCCTCGTGCAGGTACATTGTTGCATTCTTGCTCGTAGTAATTAATCATTTCATCTTGCAACAGACGTTCTAAAGATGATCCTGTGTGGATTTTGTGTGCAGGCAGGGGAGACGGTGAAGGGCGCGGCTGTGGGGGCGAAGGACGCGGTGATGAACACGATCGGAATGGGCGGTGGCACCAACGGCAGCACGGACGTCCCCGCCAAGGATACCAGCACGTACAAGCCTGGGACCAGGGATTACTAATCGTGGCATTGTCAACCCGCCCCTGATGTATCTCTCTCTAAGCCATAGTTCAATTTCTATTTCTACGTGTCGATCTGTCGCCACTTTGTTTCTAAATTAGCTCACCTCGTGGAGCTGTTAACTTGTCAGGACCTAGACAAATGCCCAATGAGGCATCCCTGACTCCTCCCTTCCATGCTTGTTTCCGTGTTTCACAGTCTAATAAAGTTGGAATCGTACTCTCTTCATCTCTTGGCTAATCCTGTTCACAGTACTGCCATCCTGGTGAACTTAGTCATGAACTGTAATGCAGTGTGGCAATAACACGTCCTTTAATTCGTAACATACACAACCGTAACTTGTTCTTGTGAATATGCGCACACGGAGACACGGGAGACACATAAAACGATCTCAGAAGAGTCGGGTACAGAGACTAACAACAAACACACGGATACTGCAGTGGATTGCATTAGCAGCTGAACCCCCGCCAATATTCAGTGTCAGAAGCCGGCGAATTTGGATTTCATGGTGGTGACATCATCTTCGCCCATGAGGAAGGTCTTGGTGAGCACCTCCATCGGCATGGCCGGCTCGGTCGCGAAGAGCGCGAGCGTGGGCGTGACAAGGCCCGGCGACTGGGCGTCGAACATGGCCATGAACACGGCGTCCCCGGTGCCAACGTTGAGCTGGTAGTGCTGGAGGCCGCGGGGCACGACGTAGAGCTCGTTctccttcaccaccttggtgaAGAGCCGGTTGGTCGCCGAGGTGAACCCGACCATGACCTCGCCCTTGAGCACCAGCACGAGCTCCGAGCCGCGAGGGTGCGAGTGCGGCGGGTTGAGGCCGCCCACGGCGAGGTCGGTGCGCGTGATGGAGAGGCCCAGCGTGTTCAGGCCCGGGAAGACCGACACGGTGGCGCGCGTGGAGTTGACGCCGAAGGGGTTGGTGTCGGTTCTGGGCGCGGCGACCATGGCGTCGGAGAAGAAGTCGTCGTCCTCCACCGTCGACGGCGCCTTGCAGGGGAACCCGTCGACCGCCGTGGCGGCCTTGAGGTCGGCCACGCAGAAGTCCTGGAGCGGTGGCGGGTCCGAGAGGACGCCGGGCGCCGCGGCGAGGGCCACCGCGAGCAGCAGCACGTGGAGCATCACGTCGCGAGCCGATGCCATCAGGCGTGCGTACGTATATCGATCCTAGGCTCGTAGCTTACGCGAGTTGCTCCCCGGCCTGGTGTTTGGTTCCGTGGAATGGCAATGTGATCTTGGTGGTGACATTGTCGTGCAGCTCGTTCACTATAAATAGATCGCGATGAACGCAGCATCCAGATGCACGGGGAATGATTGATTGACCGATGCTGTTGCAGGCGGTTTACTGGGTCGTAAAGTGCGTGCATGGCAGCCAGTGAGGAACCCAACCAATGATAACGGGCGGAAGGGGCTATGTTGATCGTCGTCAGCGTTTGTCGCTGTCGAGATCATGACAACATTGGGCCCCGTATGGGACTTACTCAGATTTCCCGCAGCGACGGGTTCTGTGCGGCGCGGCGCAGGTGCCGAATGGCAAATGCCAATCGGGTGCGGTGCTCTTCGAATCAAGCTGCTGCGATGTCTGCTGCTTCCATTTGTGGTGCGCTGGTGACACACACACACCTCCTGGCTGGGAAATGGCCGGTCCACTTGTTAAATGTTAAGTATGGGTGCGGCTACCTCCTGTCATCATGTGGGCTGCGGTGCTCGGGCAGGGGGACCAAGGCGCAATGAAATACGGACATCTCCAAGTGGAGAGTGGAGACCCAAAACCTGCCATATTTTCGTAATCACTAGTTAAGAGTGTTCCTTTGTAAATTCATTCCCGTCTTCTTCGGTGATGACAACTGGCGCGTTGTATGCGTGATGTTTGTCACAATCTGTGAGTTTTGAGCTTTTTAGATTCACTTAAAAcattctacttcctccgttcctaaacatTTGTTTTTCTAGAAAACTCAACGAGTGACTAcatgagcaaaatgagtgaatctacactctagatatgtctatatacatccgtatggtgtatgtggtagtccatttgagatCTTTAAAatgataaatatttaggaacggagggagtatcatctaAGCCGTGCGTCTTGGTTCACAGTGCGATCAAGATCTTTGACAAGACTCTGGCTACGCGACTTGCTGCGGATCTTCCTTCCATTGTGGGAAACCACCAGAGCACGAAAATCGTGCGGACGATCGATCCACGATAACTTCATGCTCGTCCAATGCACGGCACGGAGGCTACACGCCCTGCGGGACCCGACCATTATGCTCAAGCTTGACATATCAAAGGCGTTTGACTCGGTGCAATGGCCATTCCTACTAGAAGTGCTACGCAAGGCCGATTTGGTGAGCGATGGATCACGTGGATCTGTGGAATGCTGGCAAGCACATCAACAAGAATCATGGTCAACGGTACGCCGGGGCGGCCAATATGCAACACCGTGGGCTGGAGGCAAGGTGCACCGTTATCCCCAATGCTATTCATCCTTATCATGGAGCCCCTACACCGCATGTTTGAGCTCGCGACCGCTAGGGGCTTGCTAGCTCCATTGGCAAGAACCGGGCTGCGTCACCGCCTCTCGATGTTTGCCGACGACGTAATGATCTTCCTCAAGACAAATGAGAGGGATTTGAACACCTGCGCATCACTTCTTACTCTGTTTGGAGAGGCATCAGGCCTCCGCGTCAACCTTGCCAAAAGCGCGGTCTATCCTATACGATGCTCTGCCGAGACCATGGAAATAGTGGAGCGAGCACTTGGGTGCCCGAGAGGTGCCTTCCCGTGCAAGTACCTTGGGTTGCCGCTCACCCTCAGGAAGCAGATCCATGTTCAGTTATCAGGCCTTGTGGATCAACTTGCGACGGCATTGCCAAAGTGGAAAGCAACAAAGATGCCAAAGAGTGGAAGAATGCTCCTTGTACAATCAGTGCTATGTGCGATTCCGCTACATGCGATGATGGCACTCGACCTCCCACAAAAGACAATCTCAGCAATGAACAGAATATGCCGCAGTTTCCTTTGGTGCGCGGAGGCAAATTCGTCCGACGGCAGCTGCGCGGTTGCTTGGGATTCGGTATGCGCCCCCAAGTGGGCGGGTGGACTAGGCATCCCCAACCTAGGATGGATGAACAAAGCGGTGCAAGCAAGGTGGCCTTGGTTACAACGATCGGACGCAACACGACCATGGGCAGAATTTGACATCACGGTGCCAAAAGCCTCAACACAAATCTTCAACGCGACTGCTCGTTGGACTCTAGGGGATGGAAATACATCACTCTTTTGGGAAGATAGATGGCTCGAAGGACACCGGATCGGAGAGATCGCACCCTTGGCATACATGCGAGTCAGGAAGAGAATAAGAAGAACATGCACTGTTTCCCAGGCGCTTCTGAACCACAGTTGGGTCACCCAAGTGAGCCCAGAGGTCACTTCTGAATCGTTACGCGAGTACCTGCAGTTGTGGACAATGATCCAAAGAGTCGAGCTTGACCCAACACAGAGCGATGCCATCTCTTGGTCATGGGAAGCAAGCGGATGCTACTCAGCGCGGACTGCCTATGCAGCCAAGTTTTGGGGCCGGCAGGTCGTCCCCACGGCTGAATTCACATGGAAATCAAGGGCACCGGCGCCATGTCGCTTCTTCACATGGCTTGCAATCCAGGACAGGTGCTGTACGTCCGATCGGCTAGCTAGACGTGGACTGGATCATCAAGACTGCTGCCCAATGTGCAGCCAAGAAGAGGAGAGCATAAACCACGTTCTACTTCAGTGTGTCGTCGCACGGGAAGTGTGGACGGCGATCTGCCATCCCTTGCGCAAGCCGGAGTGGATACCTACTACGATTGAAAGCCTCGGGGCATGGTGTCaaggcaagggaggaagaaggcatgcCGAAAGAGATGCAAATGCAATCATCATTCTAGGGCTATGGCAGATATGGAAGCACCGCAACTCTATCGTTTTTGACTGAGCCACACCTTCAAAGAACAGGATCATACAAGCATTCATACGAGAGGGCCGTATATGGAAGCAAGCGGGCATACTACGAGGAGACATGGACGCTTTCTTTGCGGAAGTGGAGGAGTGGACAGTGGAGCGTAGGTAGACATAGGAGAGAGAGGTGGAGGGTGGAGTCAGTGTGCAGTGTATATATGTAATCTGTAACGCTAACGTGGACGGGCTCTTTACCCCGATTCCTTCTTTGTAATAtagtacgcacactcgtgcgtattcgagaaaaaaaaagaaaagaaaatcatgAATCATTTTCATCGTTGCGTTTGTCACATGAAGATCTATGAGCCGACTCCCATGTTCACAGGTTTGGATGATGTAAAAAAACATAAACAAAAAAAAAAGCTGGAACGGAAAAAGGGAAACCAGAAGCACAACTACGCTTCACACAGAGGCACATTTTGTGCTTCACTTCCTTTAGAAGCACATTTTTTTCACACGGAAACACAAGTTTACTTCACGTGATGCACAATGGTGTTTTTCACTTTTTGGGAAGCATGCAGAGGCACATCTGTACTTCATGCAGTGCAAAATTATGCTACTCACTTGTTGGGAGCACAGTTTGTGAATACTTTTCACTTTTCGAGAAGCACATTTTGTGTGCTTCACCACAaaacacagttgtgcttcaaacGATGTGCTTCAGGCGGGaacaagaaaaaaaaggaaaatattttctTCAAAAACTTTAGGGAAAACCAAGAAAAATTCAACAAAGAACAGAGAAAATCGTATTGTCTGGACCAACATGCCTCCTCAAAGG from Triticum aestivum cultivar Chinese Spring chromosome 3B, IWGSC CS RefSeq v2.1, whole genome shotgun sequence includes these protein-coding regions:
- the LOC123065540 gene encoding late embryogenesis abundant protein 14; the protein is MASRQDQASYHAGEAKARAEEKTGYVVGAAQDKAREAKDTASDAAGRAMGRGGDAKEATKEKAYEAKDAASDATGRAMDKGRGAAEATKEKGYEAKDNAAGTAQQTGSYIAQTAEAAKQKAAGAAQYTIDTARAGTERTGSYIG
- the LOC123065541 gene encoding germin-like protein 1-2; translation: MASARDVMLHVLLLAVALAAAPGVLSDPPPLQDFCVADLKAATAVDGFPCKAPSTVEDDDFFSDAMVAAPRTDTNPFGVNSTRATVSVFPGLNTLGLSITRTDLAVGGLNPPHSHPRGSELVLVLKGEVMVGFTSATNRLFTKVVKENELYVVPRGLQHYQLNVGTGDAVFMAMFDAQSPGLVTPTLALFATEPAMPMEVLTKTFLMGEDDVTTMKSKFAGF